Within the Salmo salar chromosome ssa12, Ssal_v3.1, whole genome shotgun sequence genome, the region taaaaactgcaaacatttcccttcaccctatggcaaaatgtgtataattacAGGAAATGAGCCGTTTGTGTACGCAGAATTGCGGGCAACTGCAGCCCCTCACGATGAGTTCTGATTTGTGTGGCCCCCAccaccatcaaagttgcccatctctGGTCTAAACCATTAGCTCCAAGACTGACCTGGCGCCAGCTGCTGTGAAGTCTCCCCACAGGTCTGCAGTGGGCTGGGCTGCAGGGACCGGGCCTCCAAAATCTAAAAGAGAGGCTGGAGGGGGTGGGATAAAAACAGAGTCGATTTAGAATGCAGGCAGGTAGGTTATCCATGTTAACATGTGCTTGAGCAGTGTTAATGGAACATTGGGTCATTGAGCTCGATAGCCTAATGAGGTTACCTGTGTTAGACTGCGTAGGTGGAGGTGATTGTTGGCCTCCAGGAGGGGATACAAGGAATGCGCCCTTAGCCATTGGTGGAGGAAGGAGAAGGCCACTACCCATGGGCCTAGACTTGGCACCTGGATCCTTCTTCTTTATGTTCTAAGACAAAGAAAATCCCTATCCCTTCTTAGCATGTCTGTATCACCTTTTCTTCATCCCATCTTTGTTTCTCCTCATTCCACCATCTATGCTCACCCCAATGCTGATCTTGATAGTCTGGCCGTCTTTAAAGCCTAGGTCCAGTTTGGGTGCTGTGCTCTGAGACGCTTCCTCTTTCGCCAGCTCACCTTCCTGTTTTACCCACCTGTAGAAAAAGGGGCAGATAGATTTGTTAGATTGTACTTAATGTTCCAATTTCAAAATGGAAGTTGATGCCCAAACAAAAGAGAGGATAGACATGAGAGGTTGACTCACTTGAAGTGGTCTTGAAGAGCTACATTGAAGTCAAAGGAGTCCCCACGATCAGCAAACCCCAGGCCGATAAATGCATGTCGTCCTTTAAAAACAGAAGTGCATGAGAAGACAGATGTACTAGCTAGAATACTTTATAGGCAACGGATTTTTtgcccaaaatatatattttcagcaTATCAGTTTGCATGGTGACGTATTTCTGCTGGTGTCTTTGTGATGGCATCTTACCATTGCCGTCCTCTATCCGCACCACAAAGTATCTGCTGGAATCTGTGACTGCCTCCACCACACATCCAGGATACTGCTCCACTGGGGCTTGGGCAAACAACTCTCCTAAGAAATACAGAATTCAGTTAGACTAAAATCTGGAAATCATgagatatatacagttgaagtcagaagtttacatacacttaggttggagtcattaaaactcgtttttcaaccaccccacaaacttcttgttaacaaactatagttttggcaagtcggttaggtca harbors:
- the LOC106565639 gene encoding adaptin ear-binding coat-associated protein 2, producing the protein MRRAADWKLDEPAWTGRMKIISIGKLAYIKLEDKNSGELFAQAPVEQYPGCVVEAVTDSSRYFVVRIEDGNGRHAFIGLGFADRGDSFDFNVALQDHFKWVKQEGELAKEEASQSTAPKLDLGFKDGQTIKISIGNIKKKDPGAKSRPMGSGLLLPPPMAKGAFLVSPPGGQQSPPPTQSNTASLLDFGGPVPAAQPTADLWGDFTAAGASSSQDTAKGWVQF